From the Chryseobacterium fluminis genome, the window TATATTTGTTGAAATGGCAACGAAAGCACTTTTCAATACTGTGGTAAACTGGTTTATTCGTCAGAGAATAGATCAGATCCAGAATTTCATAGACCATCCTATTGAGACTCAGAAGGGTATTCTATTTTCCCAACTTTTTCATGCGGAAGATACCGAGTACGGCAGAAAGAATGGTTTTAATTCTATATCAAGCTACCAGGACTTTAAAAGTAAGGTCCCGATTGTTACCTATGAAGATTTCGAACCCTACATCGAAAGAGCAAGACAGGGACATAAGGATGTGAGCTGGCCTGGATATATCAAACATTTTGCGAAGTCCTCAGGAACGACCAACGCAAAAAGTAAATTTATTCCTATTTCAGCAGAAAGTCTTGAATATTGTCACATGAAGGCAGGAAAGGATATGGTTTCCATCTACGCCAATAATCATCCGGAAAACCAACTTTTCACCAATAAAAATCTGAGGCTGGGCGGAAGTTCTGAACTGTATGCGGACTTCAATACGAAATTTGGAGATCTCTCTGCCATTTTAATTGATAATCTTCCGTTTTGGGTAGAGATCACGACCACACCCAGTAAAAAGGTTTCTCTGATGGGAGAATGGGAAAGTAAGCTGAAAGCGATCGTCTCTGAGGTTAAAAATGAAGACGTGGGAAGTATTTTGGGCGTTCCCAGCTGGATGATGGTCCTTCTGCAGCGGGTTTTAAAAGAAACTGATATTAAAAACATTTCAGAGCTGTGGCCGAACCTTGAAGTATTTTTTCACGGAGGTATCAGTTTTAAGCCTTACCGGGAACAATACAGGCAGATTATCGGAAAAAAGATAAATTATTATGAGATTTATAACGCTTCTGAGGGCTTTTTTGGGATTCAGGACAGATCTGATAGTGATGAGATGCTTCTAATGCTCGATTACGGCATTTTCTACGAATTCATTCCTATGGATCAGTTTCACTCTGCAGATCCCAAAGTTATCAACCTGGAAGATGTGGAGACAGGAATAAACTATGCAATGGTCATCACGACCAATGGCGGCTTATGGCGTTATTTAATTGGAGACACGGTAGTTTTCACGTCTGTAAATCCATTCAGAATCAGAATCACAGGAAGGACGAAACATTATATCAATGCTTTCGGGGAAGAACTGATGATCACGAATGTAGAATCAGCACTATCCAAAGCATGTGAAGAAACCAATGCAGCTGTCTCGGACTTCACAGGGGCGCCTGTTTTCATGAAAGAAAATGAAAGCGGGGCTCATGAGTGGATTTTTGAATTCTGCGAAAAACCAGATAGCTTAGAACATTTTGTGGATATTTTTGATCAGCATCTGAAAGCCATTAATTCAGATTATGAAGCCAAACGATACAACGATATAACGTTAAAAAGACCCATCGTCCATATAGCAAAGCCCAACCTTTTTTATCATTGGCTGGAATCCAAAGGAAAATTGGGTGGTCAGAACAAAGTACCGAGACTGAGCAACGACAGAGAATACATCGATCCTTTGCTGGAGTTGAACAAATAGAAAAACCGCAGAACGATCTGCGGTTTCTTTTTTATTTACTTAAATCTTCTTTTAATTTTTTAGCGGCGTCTTCAACTTTCGAAGCTCCTTTCGCAGCAGCAGCTTTTGCGTCTTTGCCAACTTTATTTGCTTCTGTTTTGATGTCCTGTCCTGCTTTCTGAAGGTCCTGCTTCGTTTTATCCGCAGTAGCGTCTATTCTGTCTTTTGCCTTCTGAGCGGCATCATCTATTTTATTTCCGGCTTCATCAACTTTAGTCTGAACATCTTCTTTAGTCGCATTAATTTTCGAAGTGTCAACGTTCACACCAGGTCCGGAAACCGTGGTTGTGGTCGTTGTAACCGAACCATCCGGATTTTCAGTCTGCTCTGTTTTAGTGGTTGATTTTGTGCATGATACAATTAATAGAGAAACGATACCAGCAGTCAAAATGTTTTTTTTCATATTCTATATTTTAAAATAATTTTATTGTTTTGTTGTCTCAGCAGTGGCCGGTGTTTCAGTCTTTTGCTGTTTTTTTTCCTTTTCTGTCTTTTTCTTTTCTTCGTCCTGCACCTTTTTATTCTCTTTTTCTAATTCTGCCTTTAATTTCTCCTCCTGTTGCTGGGTTTTTAAAGCCTCTTTTACAGAATCCCTGTATTTCTGTGAAGACATTCTGATCTGGCGGATAATATCTACCGATGTCGCCCCTGCAGAAAAGGAATCTTTTGGCACCGTATCATAACTTGTCTTTGGCGTATCCTGAGGATACAGATTACCGGGCTCTTTTTTAGAACACGACATTATGATAAAGAAAAAGCTAATAATTAAAAAAAGAAAGTTTTTCATAGAACTAATTTAGCAGAAATTCTGCGATTACAGGATAATGATCCGATAATTTTACAGACTGATCTACTTTATAGCTTAATGGAATAATGGATTTTGAACTGAAAATATAATCGATCCTTAGGGGAACCTTATAATCGTGAAAACTGGAGGAACTTCCGTTTCCAGCCACCAAAAAAGCATCCTGGAGGTCTTTTCCCAAATTATAATATTCATAAGAATTGGGAACAGAATTAAAATCCCCGGCCAGAATAACAGGATATGGGGAAAGATCAATAATCTTTCTTATTTTTCTGATCTGGTCTTCATGAGCCTTGAAAGTAGGAATCATGTGAGAGAGGAGGTCATTTACTTTTCCGGCCTGCTTTTCTATTCCGTTAAATTTAAGCATGGATTTATGCAGTCTGAAAGGTTCCAGATAAACATTTACAATCCTAATGATTTTACCATTGATATCAATATCGGCGTAAAAAGAATTTCCACGCGAATTATCGGTGATCAGTTCTTCCTGTCTGACGATTTTATGTTTTGTTTTCAGAATAACGGAAGGGTATTTTACAAGATCCTGCCTGATCGCCCTGTTGGTATCCCTTTCCTGTACCAGGATAATATCTGCATTCTGATCTGCAATATATTTTTTCACTTTATCCCATCCGAAATCTCCGTATTTTACATTAAATGTAAGTACCTTGATATCTCTTATGCTTTTAACATTAGCTGTTTTGGGAGTAAGATTCACCCATCGTCTGATAGGGTTATAAAAAAGAAAAATTCCGAGGACAAACGCAATGGCCACTTTCTTCTGTTTAACGATCCAGACCAAGGTTAGTACAATATATAAAGTCATTAAATAAGGGAAACCCAGTGACAGCAGATTCAGAGCCCCCAAAAGATTAGGAGGGACCCATGCATTTCCCAGTGTGCATAATAGCAATACAGCAACGGAAATATGGACAAATAACAGAATCTGGTTAAATTTCATGAAAAGCTTATAAGTAATCAAATTTAAGCAAA encodes:
- a CDS encoding GH3 auxin-responsive promoter family protein; amino-acid sequence: MATKALFNTVVNWFIRQRIDQIQNFIDHPIETQKGILFSQLFHAEDTEYGRKNGFNSISSYQDFKSKVPIVTYEDFEPYIERARQGHKDVSWPGYIKHFAKSSGTTNAKSKFIPISAESLEYCHMKAGKDMVSIYANNHPENQLFTNKNLRLGGSSELYADFNTKFGDLSAILIDNLPFWVEITTTPSKKVSLMGEWESKLKAIVSEVKNEDVGSILGVPSWMMVLLQRVLKETDIKNISELWPNLEVFFHGGISFKPYREQYRQIIGKKINYYEIYNASEGFFGIQDRSDSDEMLLMLDYGIFYEFIPMDQFHSADPKVINLEDVETGINYAMVITTNGGLWRYLIGDTVVFTSVNPFRIRITGRTKHYINAFGEELMITNVESALSKACEETNAAVSDFTGAPVFMKENESGAHEWIFEFCEKPDSLEHFVDIFDQHLKAINSDYEAKRYNDITLKRPIVHIAKPNLFYHWLESKGKLGGQNKVPRLSNDREYIDPLLELNK
- a CDS encoding endonuclease/exonuclease/phosphatase family protein, which encodes MKFNQILLFVHISVAVLLLCTLGNAWVPPNLLGALNLLSLGFPYLMTLYIVLTLVWIVKQKKVAIAFVLGIFLFYNPIRRWVNLTPKTANVKSIRDIKVLTFNVKYGDFGWDKVKKYIADQNADIILVQERDTNRAIRQDLVKYPSVILKTKHKIVRQEELITDNSRGNSFYADIDINGKIIRIVNVYLEPFRLHKSMLKFNGIEKQAGKVNDLLSHMIPTFKAHEDQIRKIRKIIDLSPYPVILAGDFNSVPNSYEYYNLGKDLQDAFLVAGNGSSSSFHDYKVPLRIDYIFSSKSIIPLSYKVDQSVKLSDHYPVIAEFLLN